The genomic interval GCCGAAAAAACCTGTTCTCGCGACCTTGTATGCGGTGAAGATAACTCGTGATGGAGAGTATGCGAACATCGAGTATAAAGATCCGGCGATCGGTGGTGTGGGTTTGAAAATAGGCCCAGATATAGCGGCAATGACGGATCAGGAAATACTGGACCTTCACAACCATATTATCAGGGAAAGGGAAAATATGGCCGCTCGGTATAACCACATAGCTGTGGAAATCCTTCCCGGGAAGCCGCAAATTGAATATTCGGAAAGGTGCGCCCAATGGGTACCCAGGGGGGATGTTCTTCGCTGTCTGATCCATGATGACCAGAACCTGGAGCTTGTCGTTGAAATAGACGGCAGGGATCTTTCGTTGAAGGAGTTTGGGCGCATGCTGACAACTCACGCCGGGTGGGGCATGCGAATAGTATTTGTTCCTGACGATGAGATAGAAAAGGAGCCCGATGTAGTTGTTGGAGAAAAAAAGGTAATCCCCAAACCCCGGAACCTCGGGA from bacterium carries:
- a CDS encoding UPF0158 family protein, producing MVWPKKPVLATLYAVKITRDGEYANIEYKDPAIGGVGLKIGPDIAAMTDQEILDLHNHIIRERENMAARYNHIAVEILPGKPQIEYSERCAQWVPRGDVLRCLIHDDQNLELVVEIDGRDLSLKEFGRMLTTHAGWGMRIVFVPDDEIEKEPDVVVGEKKVIPKPRNLGTPPPGESEGSLSCSEPGRLGMTYETIEDAYHFVNGGPPYEHTAVIHRGTGEGFFASEMAGYDDIPEEAEGSEDYLWIPHKHDLDLGKPLVMSFVLDRCPELYDEVSAVFRRKGAYGRFKDLLDRKDLLQEWYAFEEERTREALHKWCAENGVELE